The Sander lucioperca isolate FBNREF2018 chromosome 15, SLUC_FBN_1.2, whole genome shotgun sequence genome window below encodes:
- the LOC118493180 gene encoding ubiquitin carboxyl-terminal hydrolase 37-like, translating into MDIKRAHFSGDARHKIHFLSAFKMAIWSPEFRDLRQKDAHEFLTSMLEQIRCLSPRLQVMAASMGRSYSCPVEDHMVFKMVNTRTCKRCGVGSSREEEFTNLSLDLVPGGGTVEQMLQDYLMV; encoded by the exons ATGGACATCAAAAGGGCTCACTTCTCTGGCGATGCAAGACATAAAATCCACTTCCTCAGTGCATTCAAGATGGCGATTTGGTCTCCAGAGTTCCGGGATCTTCGCCAGAAG GATGCTCATGAGTTCCTCACCTCCATGCTGGAGCAGATAAGATGTTTGAGCCCACGGCTTCAGGTGATGGCAGCCAGCATGGGCAGATCCTACAGCTGTCCGGTGGAAGATCACATGGTGTTTAAAATGGTTAACACCAGGACCTGCAAGAG GTGTGGTGTAGGATCCAGCAGAGAGGAGGAATTTACAAACCTCTCCCTGGACCTGGTACCTGGAGGCGGAACCGTGGAGCAGATGCTCCAGGATTACCTGATGGTATGA